The following are from one region of the Dermacentor albipictus isolate Rhodes 1998 colony chromosome 5, USDA_Dalb.pri_finalv2, whole genome shotgun sequence genome:
- the botv gene encoding exostosin-3 produces the protein MAYHGRWLQKCLNYKPVRAWFAGVGTTRFILLALLALVIVSLFMHYYISKFVGTVDTATDLQRRIQLDDIHVLEDLKLRIEEFLRIKLSVSSELRDLEKKRQRLQAEIFTLTQSVEESKRGYTKNRLELDRIKLSLKQAAYAREELENRNIPLLRPPLKLLTGEDARQLYLPTPEPPECQMHSCFDYSRCSLTSGFPVYFYPTDDSVLELNVRASLAQILDTNVHTTFDPSAACVHVVILGGHLPSWSAASYLRQLTHWNGSGRNHIVINLGSTTVLNEKHVQRAIVVQSSAGSVTFRRKFDITITPPPLGKELANPWESAPVILPARRRYLLSFQGRLAHDTNITLAARANEMIVNVLSKMLQGFDNELNFTFACLAAENASSVPNDWLLCGDHFSRAQLLRESTFSIVFAPPTDYVSTATFLVRIRESLQNGAIPVILGGDAVELPFSEFVDWSRAALLLPLARVTEVHFILRTYLDADIVELRRRGRLLWENYLSTTSRMINTVLSLVRTRLGIPAPPSHEEPSPSVFNSTFHPLTIEAAPNTETDEMLGPIEPPFPSLTYQRNFSITLNDQAKVWNEDFDPHTMYPYGVQEPILPSEAKFMGSSFGFRPVAQGAGGSGKEFGEVLGGNVPREQFTVVMLTYEREAVLIDSLQRLHSLPHLNKVIVVWNSLKPPSSDLRWPDIGVPIEVVRAKKNSLNNRFLPFSSIETEAVLSVDDDTHLRHDEIVFGFRVWREARDRIVGFPGRYHAWDINHKSWYYNSNYSCELSMVLMGAAFFHKYYSYVYTYVMPQAIRDKVDEYMNCEDIAMNFLVSHITRKPPLKVTTRWTFRCPGCTVSLSADDSHFHERDTCLNFFVKVYGYMPLLYTQFRLDSILFKTRIPHDRQKCFKFI, from the exons GTGAGCAGCGAGCTTCGAGACCTGGAAAAGAAGCGACAAAGACTGCAG GCTGAAATTTTCACCTTGACTCAAAGTGTCGAAGAATCAAAGCGTGGCTACACAAAAAACCGCCTCGAACTAGACCGCATCAAGCTTTCCTTGAAACAAGCCGCCTATGCGCGAGAAGAGCTGGAAAACCGAAACATACCTCTTCTTCGGCCACCTCTGAAGCTTCTGACTGGAGAAGATGCGCGTCAACTGTACCTACCAACACCAGAGCCACCAGAGTGCCAGATGCATTCATGCTTTGACTACTCGCGCTGCTCCCTCACATCTGGCTTTCCTGTTTATTTCTATCCTACTGATGACTCGGTCCTGGAGTTGAATGTGCGTGCATCCCTTGCCCAAATACTTGACACTAATGTTCACACCACATTTGATCCCAGTGCTGCATGCGTTCATGTGGTCATACTCGGTGGCCACTTGCCATCTTGGTCAGCGGCAAGTTACCTTCGGCAGCTGACTCATTGGAATGGCAGTGGGCGCAATCACATTGTAATCAACCTGGGCAGCACCACCGTTCTCAACGAAAAGCACGTGCAGCGAGCCATCGTGGTGCAGTCATCTGCAGGGTCGGTGACTTTCAGGAGAAAATTTGATATCACAATAACACCACCACCTTTGGGCAAGGAACTAGCAAACCCATGGGAGTCGGCACCGGTGATATTGCCCGCACGTCGGCGCTACCTTCTGAGCTTCCAAGGAAGGCTCGCACATGACACCAACATCACCCTAGCAGCCCGCGCAAATGAGATGATTGTCAACGTTCTCAGCAAAATGTTGCAGGGCTTCGACAATGAGTTGAACTTCACTTTCGCCTGCTTGGCAGCTGAAAATGCATCTTCTGTGCCAAATGACTGGCTGCTGTGTGGCGACCACTTTAGTCGTGCCCAGCTGCTGCGAGAGTCGACATTCTCAATTGTCTTCGCCCCTCCTACTGACTATGTGTCGACGGCCACATTCCTGGTGCGCATTCGCGAGAGTCTGCAAAACGGGGCCATCCCTGTTATTCTCGGTGGTGATGCCGTCGAGCTGCCATTCTCCGAGTTTGTTGACTGGTCACGCGCAGCGCTCTTGCTGCCACTGGCTCGGGTCACTGAAGTCCACTTTATCCTGCGGACCTACTTGGACGCTGACATCGTGGAGCTACGGCGCCGTGGCCGCCTGCTTTGGGAAAATTATCTGTCAACGACGTCTCGCATGATCAACACGGTGCTTTCTCTTGTACGCACGCGGCTCGGGATTCCTGCTCCACCATCGCATGAGGAGCCATCGCCAAGTGTGTTTAACAGCACTTTTCACCCACTCACCATTGAAGCTGCACCCAACACGGAGACGGATGAGATGCTAGGTCCCATTGAACCACCATTTCCCTCACTGACATACCAGAGGAACTTCAGCATCACCCTGAATGACCAGGCAAAAGTGTGGAACGAAGATTTCGACCCACACACTATGTACCCATATGGGGTTCAAGAGCCTATTCTCCCCTCCGAGGCAAAGTTCATGG GCTCTAGTTTCGGCTTCAGGCCGGTTGCTCAAGGCGCTGGTGGCTCTGGAAAGGAGTTTGGTGAAGTTCTTGGTGGAAATGTTCCCAGGGAGCAGTTCACAG TGGTGATGCTAACGTATGAGCGAGAGGCAGTGCTGATTGACTCGCTTCAGCGACTGCACAGCCTTCCCCACCTGAACAAAGTCATCGTCGTGTGGAACAGCTTGAAGCCACCATCTTCTGACCTGCGCTGGCCGGATATCGGTGTTCCCATTGAG GTGGTACGCGCAAAGAAGAACAGCCTCAACAATCGCTTCCTGCCATTTTCCTCTATCGAGACGGAAGCCGTGCTCTCTGTTGATGATGACACACATCTCCGTCATGATGAAATAGTGTTTGGGTTCAG GGTTTGGCGTGAAGCCAGAGACCGCATTGTGGGCTTTCCGGGTCGCTACCATGCATGGGACATCAACCACAAATCATGGTACTACAACAGCAATTACTCCTGCGAGCTGTCCATGGTGCTCATGGGGGCTGCTTTCTTCCACAAG TACTACTCGTACGTGTACACCTACGTGATGCCCCAAGCCATCCGGGACAAGGTGGACGAGTACATGAACTGCGAGGATATCGCCATGAACTTCCTAGTCTCACACATCACCCGGAAACCACCCCTCAAG GTCACAACACGGTGGACGTTTCGGTGCCCGGGTTGCACGGTGTCGCTGTCAGCCGACGACTCGCACTTCCACGAGCGAGACACCTGCCTCAACTTCTTTGTCAAGGTGTATGGCTATATGCCTCTGCTGTACACCCAGTTCAGGCTTGACTCCATTCTGTTCAAGACCCGCATACCACACGACCGACAAAAGTGTTTCAAGTTCATCTGA